The following are encoded together in the Populus trichocarpa isolate Nisqually-1 chromosome 5, P.trichocarpa_v4.1, whole genome shotgun sequence genome:
- the LOC7479157 gene encoding subtilisin-like protease SBT5.3, with protein MGTAAASYYVFLFLTLFATLQSPILAAKKSYVVYLGRHSHVSEPSSLDLDRVTDSHHELLGSCMQSKEKAKEAIFYSYTRYFNGFAAILEDEEAAEISKHPKVLSVFRNQISKLHTTNSWDFLGLERDGEISADSMWLKAKFGEGVIIGTLDFGVWPESESFNDEGMGPVPSKWKGYCDTNDGVKCNRKLIGARYFSKGYEAEVGHPLNSSYHTARDYNGHGTHTLSTAGGRFVSGANLLGSAYGTAKGGSPNSRVASYKVCWPDCLDADVLAGYEAAIHDGVDILSVSLGFVPNEYFKDRTAIGAFHAVENGILVVAAAGNEGPAPGAVVNVAPWILTVGASTISREFPSNAILGNHKRYKGLSINTNTQPAGKFYPLINSVDVKAANVSSHLAKHCLVGSLDPVKVKGKIVYCTRDEVFDGEKSLVVAQSGGVGMILADQFMFSVVDPIAHFVPTSVVSAVDGLSILSYIYSTKTPVAYISGATEVGTVAAPTMANFSSPGPNPITPEILKPDITAPGVNILAAYTEASGPFHIAGDQRQVLFNIMSGTSISCPHVSGIAGLLKAIHPDWSPAAIKSAIMTTATTISNAREPIANASLIEANPLNYGAGHIWPSRAMEPGLVYDLTTRDYVDFLCSIGYNSTQLSLFLGEPYICQSQNNSSVVDFNYPSITVPNLSGKITLSRTLKNVGTPSSYRVHIKAPRGISVKVEPRSLRFDKKHEEKMFEMTVEAKKGFKNDDYVFGGITWSDGKHHVRSPIVIKKAAS; from the exons atgggcACTGCAGCAGCTTCTTACTATGTGTTTCTGTTTCTCACTCTCTTCGCTACCTTGCAGAGTCCAATTCTAGCTGCAAAAAAG TCTTATGTGGTTTACTTGGGGAGACATTCCCATGTTTCTGAACCTTCTTCCTTGGATCTGGACAGGGTAACCGATTCCCATCATGAACTTCTGGGTTCTTGCATGCAGAG TAAGGAGAAGGCGAAAGAAGCCATATTCTACTCCTACACTCGTTATTTCAATGGTTTTGCAGCAAtacttgaagatgaagaagcagCTGAAATTTCAA AGCATCCAAAAGTTTTATCTGTTTTTCGGAACCAAATAAGCAAACTACACACGACAAATTCATGGGACTTTCTTGGACTGGAAAGAGATGGAGAGATTTCAGCTGATTCTATGTGGCTAAAGGCCAAATTTGGTGAAGGCGTAATTATTGGAACTCTTGATTTTG GTGTTTGGCCTGAATCGGAAAGCTTCAATGATGAAGGGATGGGACCTGTTCCTTCTAAATGGAAAGGGTACTGTGATACAAACGATGGGGTTAAATGCAACAG GAAATTGATCGGAGCAAGATACTTTAGCAAAGGCTACGAAGCTGAAGTTGGCCACCCACTTAATTCTTCATACCACACCGCGCGAGATTACAATGGTCACGGAACCCACACTCTCTCCACTGCAGGAGGTCGTTTTGTTTCTGGGGCAAACTTGCTTGGCTCAGCTTATGGAACAGCGAAAGGTGGTTCTCCCAACTCGAGAGTTGCTTCATACAAGGTTTGCTGGCCAGACTGTCTGGATGCTGATGTATTGGCTGGCTATGAGGCTGCTATACATGATGGTGTAGATATCCTCTCTGTTTCACTTGGATTTGTTCCAAACGAATACTTCAAAGATAGAACTGCAATAGGAGCATTTCATGCCGTCGAGAATGGGATTCTCGTGGTTGCCGCAGCAGGAAATGAAGGACCTGCTCCTGGTGCAGTTGTAAATGTAGCTCCATGGATTCTTACAGTTGGTGCTAGCACCATCAGCAGGGAATTTCCATCTAATGCCATCCTTGGCAATCACAAACGATACAAG GGCCTCAGTATTAATACCAATACTCAACCAGCTGGGAAGTTCTACCCCTTGATCAATTCGGTGGATGTTAAAGCTGCCAACGTCTCCAGTCATTTAGC AAAACATTGTCTCGTCGGATCCCTTGACCCagtaaaagtaaaaggaaagattGTATATTGTACTCGTGACGAGGTCTTTGATGGAGAAAAGAGTTTGGTCGTTGCTCAATCTGGTGGCGTGGGGATGATACTTGCTGACCAATTTATGTTTAGTGTAGTTGATCCTATTGCGCACTTCGTTCCTACTTCAGTTGTCTCTGCAGTCGATGGGCTTTCCATTTTATCTTATATCTATAGTACAAA GACACCGGTAGCTTATATAAGTGGTGCCACAGAAGTGGGAACAGTGGCTGCACCTACCATGGCCAATTTTTCATCTCCTGGGCCTAATCCGATCACTCCAGAGATCCTCAAG CCCGACATCACTGCACCTGGGGTGAATATTCTTGCTGCTTACACAGAGGCTTCAGGGCCATTTCATATAGCAGGAGACCAGCGCCAAGTACTATTCAATATTATGTCAGGGACTTCAATTTCATGCCCCCATGTTTCTGGAATTGCTGGTCTTCTCAAAGCTATTCACCCTGATTGGAGTCCTGCTGCTATAAAATCTGCAATCATGACAACCG CAACAACGATCAGCAATGCCAGAGAGCCTATTGCCAATGCTTCTCTTATCGAGGCAAACCCCTTGAATTATGGTGCAGGGCATATCTGGCCTAGCCGAGCAATGGAACCAGGCTTGGTCTATGACTTAACAACTAGAGATTATGTGGATTTTCTATGTTCCATTGGCTATAATTCAACCCAGTTGTCCCTTTTTCTTGGTGAGCCATACATATGCCAGTCGCAGAACAACAGTAGCGTGGTTGATTTCAACTATCCATCCATTACTGTCCCGAATCTCTCAGGCAAGATCACGTTGTCTCGAACTTTGAAGAACGTGGGGACTCCGAGCTCGTATAGAGTTCATATCAAAGCACCTAGAGGAATATCTGTGAAGGTCGAGCCAAGAAGTTTGAGGTTCGATAAGAAACATGAAGAGAAAATGTTTGAGATGACTGTAGAGGCTAAGAAAGGGTTTAAGAATGATGACTATGTGTTCGGAGGGATTACCTGGTCCGATGGAAAACACCATGTAAGGAGTCCTATTGTGATAAAGAAGGCAGCCTCATAA
- the LOC7466863 gene encoding F-box protein At5g39450, translating to MMPELSDSCLLLDLPDDVFTIICRFLSTRDICTLSLCCRSLYVLVASEKVWLTQCDMVGIVPHRDLLEWRKGVSSYRALCRFLVSVKPLIGIWVHQNPELGNVVYVMPGFVSVVGCRILPQELGPLGIEEGPILWAPVFEIIGDLDGSTAFFLHGREKGNDYVYPGSVKSVERNCNVLLLEVDLRQQKSKLFPNKSFAYNSDRELARNVSRSHSELPGSQRMIIQCEAQVPFSRLAFSDRRKLIEVVTTQVGQKVSDLANSLLFPRLRNDEENFQKDLALLFERRSVLLKMYNLGQGFNWKEAPEVPFDPMQLQLSEVRKILDQSSGSLNEDDNQMQSNTKRTLGGYFRASIRQILGKPPSINGSHTHSKHSCSRSERKHAPLHDFLRSGDTIGLALHATVVRLSSYRAWPNMHDSRFALYKLPMRGPRADEEYAGLWGGTFGWPPGKPTEDKPGKALFFLLVSYEESEGKRNLIATKILEGTHYVLHPNGSAMFIVNIDEPLYDPFPWDVDENSFPLIIKHAFAGEGIANGYGFRYPGSKPGSLFVIENGLLVFVWKESRTVLTMQRLNLQELLKKGERVPALPPISNFSYLTKSYSNVFTGFSAASACLSSPRQRNL from the exons ATGATGCCTGAATTAAGTGATTCATGCTTGCTTCTCGATCTTCCTGATGATGTATTTACCATTATATGTCGGTTCCTATCGACAAGGGACATCTGTACTCTAAGTCTTTGCTGCCGGAGCTTATATGTTCTTGTGGCATCTGAGAAAGTCTGGCTCACCCAATGTGACATGGTAGGAATTGTCCCTCACCGGGATCTGCTGGAGTGGCGGAAGGGCGTGTCATCTTATAGGGCATTATGTCGCTTCCTTGTTAGTGTTAAGCCGTTAATTGGAATCTGGGTTCACCAAAATCCCGAGCTTGGTAATGTAGTTTATGTCATGCCAGGTTTTGTATCTGTTGTTGGATGCCGGATTTTACCTCAGGAGTTAGGTCCTTTAGGTATCGAGGAGGGTCCTATTTTATGGGCACCGGTGTTTGAAATAATAGGTGACCTTGATGGTTCCACAGCATTTTTCCTACATGGAAGAGAGAAAGGGAATGACTATGTTTATCCTGGTTCAGTCAAGTCTGTTGAGAGGAATTGCAATGTCCTGCTGCTTGAGGTTGACCTTAGGCAACAGAAGAGTAAATTATTCCCTAATAAGAGCTTTGCCTATAACTCAGATAGGGAGCTAGCAAGAAATGTTTCTAGGTCACATAGTGAATTGCCAGGGTCACAGAGGATGATCATACAATGTGAGGCTCAGGTGCCTTTTAGCCGCTTGGCTTTCAGCGACAGAAGAAAGTTGATTGAGGTTGTCACAACCCAAGTTGGTCAAAAGGTATCCGATTTGGCAAATAGTCTGCTATTTCCTCGGTTGAGGAATGATGAAGAGAATTTTCAGAAAGATTTGGCACTCTTGTTTGAACGGAGATCAGTTCTTTTGAAAATGTATAATCTTGGTCAAGGCTTCAATTGGAAGGAAGCTCCTGAAGTGCCTTTTGATCCTATGCAACTGCAATTGAGTGAGGTTAGGAAGATTCTTGATCAGTCGAGTGGGTCTCTGAACGAGGATGATAATCAGATGCAGTCCAACACTAAGAGAACCCTTGGTGGGTATTTCAGAGCAAGCATCAGACAGATTTTGGGGAAGCCCCCCTCCATAAATGGTAGCCACACACATTCCAAGCACAGTTGTTCAAGGAGTGAGAGAAAACATGCACCGCTGCATGATTTTTTAAGGTCAGGTGATACAATAGGGTTGGCATTACATGCCACTGTGGTGAGGTTATCTTCTTATCGCGCATGGCCGAATATGCATGACAGCCGGTTTGCCCTATACAAATTACCCATGCGGGGTCCAAGAGCTGATGAAGAATATGCTGGTTTATGGGGAGGGACTTTTGGTTGGCCTCCCGGGAAGCCCACTGAAGACAAGCCTGGAAAGGCTCTGTTCTTTCTTTTGGTCTCTTATGAGGAGtctgaaggaaaaagaaatctcATTGCTACTAAGATATTAGAAGGCACCCATTATGTTCTGCATCCAAATGGCTCAGCAATGTTCATAGTTAATATTGATGAGCCTTTATACGATCCATTTCCTTGGGATGTTGATGAAAATTCCTTTCCTTTGATCATTAAGCATGCATTTGCAGGGGAGGGTATAGCAAATGGGTATGGTTTCAGATATCCAGGCTCAAAGCCTGGTTCCCTCTTTGTAATTGAAAATGGTCTCCTTGTCTTTGTTTGGAAGGAGTCGAGAACTGTCTTGACCATGCAGAGACTGAACTTACAAGAGCTTTTGAAGAAAGGTGAACGGGTGCCTGCTTTACCTCCCATTAGCAACTTTTCATACTTGACCAAGTCCTATTCAAATGTCTTTACTGGCTTCTCAGCTGCCTCAGCTTGTTTGTCTTCACCAAG GCAAAGAAACTTATAG
- the LOC7466864 gene encoding protein phosphatase 1 regulatory subunit INH3, which produces MSTTATTTTVMRTPPSSSTTTTFLENLTRQQQQTLTLRLNRPKKKVSWKEGTVDNEYMQKKSSKICCIFHKEKPFDEDDSDDDCNHDHKSDGACSSSQNNGGD; this is translated from the coding sequence ATGAGCACCACCGCGACAACCACCACCGTAATGAGAACACCACCTTCTTCCTCCACAACCACCACCTTCCTGGAAAATCTCACCCGGCAACAGCAACAGACCCTAACTTTGCGCTTAAATCGGCCGAAAAAGAAGGTTTCGTGGAAAGAAGGCACTGTCGATAACGAGTATATGCAGAAGAAAAGTTCTAAAATATGTTGTATTTTCCACAAGGAGAAGCCCTTCGATGAGGATGATAGCGATGATGATTGCAATCATGATCATAAATCGGACGGTGCTTGTTCTTCTTCTCAAAACAACGGGGGTGATTGA
- the LOC7466865 gene encoding uncharacterized protein LOC7466865 isoform X1 yields the protein MAGLFDKQASIYVDARPRYPSEWFSMLAALTPHHCLAWDVGTGNGQAAVGVSEHYKQVIATDISEEQLKHAKPHPQIRYLHTPLTMSDDELVTLLGGENSVDLITVASAVHWFDLEKFYPIVRRVLRNPGGILAVWCYSGIQLSPEIDLLLRTHFERTFPFRNPNVKYAVECYKTLPFPFESVGVGSEGQPLELEMQKEMSFEGLLKLLKSLSSFNTAKGQGVDLLSEEVVREFESAWGGPELVRTIIYKTYMLAGKVKL from the exons ATGGCAGGTTTGTTTGACAAGCAGGCATCTATATATGTGGATGCAAGGCCAAGATATCCAAGCGAATGGTTCTCAATGTTGGCTGCTCTCACCCCTCACCACTGTTTAGCTTGGGATGTTGGTACTGGCAATGGTCAAGCGGCTGTTGGT GTGTCGGAGCACTACAAGCAAGTGATAGCAACTGACATAAGTGAAGAACAACTAAAGCATGCCAAACCACACCCCCAAATTCGTTACTTGCATACCCCATTAACAATGTCCGATGATGAACTAGTGACATTACTTGGGGGTGAAAATTCAGTTGATCTCATTACTGTGGCCTCAGCTGTGCATTGGTTTGATCTGGAAAAGTTCTATCCAATCGTCAGGCGTGTTCTGAGAAATCCTGGAGGCATACTTGCAGTTTGGTGCTACTCAGGAATCCAGCTTAGCCCGGAAATTGATCTTCTCTTAAGGACCCACTTTGAGAGGACCTTTCCTTTTCGAAACCCAAACGTCAAGTATGCAGTAGAGTGTTACAAGACACTTCCATTTCCTTTTGAAAGTGTAGGTGTTGGGAGCGAGGGGCAGCCACTGGAATTGGAGATGCAAAAGGAGATGTCTTTTGAGGGACTTTTGAAGCTTTTAAAGTCACTTTCATCATTTAATACAGCCAAGGGACAAGGTGTGGATTTACTGTCAGAAGAGGTTGTTAGAGAATTTGAGAGTGCATGGGGCGGGCCTGAATTGGTTAGAACTATTATCTATAAGACATATATGCTTGCAGGGAAAGTTAAGCTCTGA
- the LOC7466865 gene encoding uncharacterized protein LOC7466865 isoform X2, protein MLAALTPHHCLAWDVGTGNGQAAVGVSEHYKQVIATDISEEQLKHAKPHPQIRYLHTPLTMSDDELVTLLGGENSVDLITVASAVHWFDLEKFYPIVRRVLRNPGGILAVWCYSGIQLSPEIDLLLRTHFERTFPFRNPNVKYAVECYKTLPFPFESVGVGSEGQPLELEMQKEMSFEGLLKLLKSLSSFNTAKGQGVDLLSEEVVREFESAWGGPELVRTIIYKTYMLAGKVKL, encoded by the exons ATGTTGGCTGCTCTCACCCCTCACCACTGTTTAGCTTGGGATGTTGGTACTGGCAATGGTCAAGCGGCTGTTGGT GTGTCGGAGCACTACAAGCAAGTGATAGCAACTGACATAAGTGAAGAACAACTAAAGCATGCCAAACCACACCCCCAAATTCGTTACTTGCATACCCCATTAACAATGTCCGATGATGAACTAGTGACATTACTTGGGGGTGAAAATTCAGTTGATCTCATTACTGTGGCCTCAGCTGTGCATTGGTTTGATCTGGAAAAGTTCTATCCAATCGTCAGGCGTGTTCTGAGAAATCCTGGAGGCATACTTGCAGTTTGGTGCTACTCAGGAATCCAGCTTAGCCCGGAAATTGATCTTCTCTTAAGGACCCACTTTGAGAGGACCTTTCCTTTTCGAAACCCAAACGTCAAGTATGCAGTAGAGTGTTACAAGACACTTCCATTTCCTTTTGAAAGTGTAGGTGTTGGGAGCGAGGGGCAGCCACTGGAATTGGAGATGCAAAAGGAGATGTCTTTTGAGGGACTTTTGAAGCTTTTAAAGTCACTTTCATCATTTAATACAGCCAAGGGACAAGGTGTGGATTTACTGTCAGAAGAGGTTGTTAGAGAATTTGAGAGTGCATGGGGCGGGCCTGAATTGGTTAGAACTATTATCTATAAGACATATATGCTTGCAGGGAAAGTTAAGCTCTGA